Proteins found in one Candidatus Bathyarchaeota archaeon genomic segment:
- a CDS encoding YncE family protein, with protein sequence MSKEKFTAALTITLILAASVATVYAFEITGTIVLERHGGYYGIAYDSGKGEIYLTNGDFHLVYVVSDSNDSVITTIPVGDTPSGITYDPAKGELFVTNFRSNSVSVISDSDHSVVETIAVGQNPMGIVYDSTKGEIYVANYGSDSVTVISDSDNTIVATIPVGIRPSALAYDSARGEIYVGHAGCNDIIVISDKTHKIVANITVENQPISLVYNSGKEQIYATNYGSDTVSVISCNNYTVAATIPVGNQPMGIDYDPVNGYLYVANFKSRSMSVICDSNNTVVTDVSLKGEPQAIGYDSGKGKIYVAYSESHRVSVISVPVQPDPTSQPEVTPSPSSTPSAPEYSLRTVFSIVMVIAVVMVTISLVAVFFRNRKIKIHINCN encoded by the coding sequence ATGAGTAAAGAAAAATTCACGGCAGCACTCACTATAACATTAATTCTCGCTGCGTCCGTAGCTACAGTTTACGCCTTTGAAATAACTGGCACCATAGTTTTGGAGCGGCACGGCGGCTACTACGGCATAGCTTACGATTCAGGTAAAGGCGAAATCTACCTAACTAATGGGGATTTCCATTTAGTCTATGTAGTATCAGACAGCAATGACAGCGTGATTACAACTATACCCGTGGGAGACACGCCTTCAGGAATTACTTACGACCCAGCAAAAGGCGAACTATTCGTAACCAACTTTAGATCAAATTCGGTCTCAGTCATATCCGACAGCGATCACTCAGTAGTGGAAACAATAGCCGTTGGGCAAAACCCCATGGGAATAGTCTACGATTCAACTAAAGGAGAAATCTACGTAGCCAACTATGGCTCTGATTCAGTGACGGTCATCTCTGACAGTGACAATACGATAGTTGCTACCATACCGGTAGGAATTAGACCTTCCGCCTTAGCATATGATTCTGCCAGAGGAGAAATATACGTTGGTCACGCTGGCTGCAATGACATCATCGTGATATCCGACAAAACCCACAAAATCGTAGCAAACATAACCGTGGAAAACCAGCCAATAAGCCTAGTTTACAATTCTGGCAAAGAACAAATTTACGCAACCAATTACGGCTCCGACACGGTATCAGTAATATCATGCAACAACTATACGGTAGCCGCAACTATACCAGTAGGAAACCAGCCAATGGGAATAGACTACGACCCAGTCAACGGTTACCTCTACGTAGCCAACTTTAAATCAAGATCAATGTCAGTAATATGTGACAGCAACAACACAGTAGTTACAGATGTTTCCCTTAAGGGCGAACCCCAAGCAATAGGCTACGATTCTGGCAAAGGAAAAATTTATGTTGCTTACTCTGAAAGCCACAGAGTCTCGGTCATATCGGTTCCCGTTCAACCTGACCCTACCTCACAACCAGAAGTTACCCCTTCGCCATCATCCACACCCTCGGCACCAGAGTACTCTCTACGCACAGTTTTCTCAATAGTAATGGTTATTGCAGTAGTCATGGTAACGATATCACTTGTAGCAGTATTCTTCAGAAACAGAAAAATCAAAATACACATAAACTGCAACTAA
- a CDS encoding RDD family protein — protein MSTDFEQIDWGHWVIRLVALIIDSLIIGIPTAIIWFALTVSAFFFASAFFIFYGAWLILPLILGVLLLLYFMILDAYWGATIGKRLLGLHVQMANGGKVPFDKAFIRNISKIYWPFLLLDWLVGIVTPGDKRQKYTDRIAGTTVIQTRQAFQTTAEQPPPPPPPPPS, from the coding sequence ATGTCAACTGATTTTGAGCAGATAGATTGGGGTCACTGGGTAATTCGTTTGGTTGCATTGATAATTGACAGCTTAATAATCGGTATACCGACAGCGATAATATGGTTTGCACTCACCGTCTCGGCATTTTTCTTTGCATCAGCATTCTTCATATTTTACGGGGCTTGGTTAATACTACCGCTTATCCTTGGGGTACTTTTACTATTGTATTTTATGATTTTAGATGCCTACTGGGGCGCCACAATAGGCAAACGGTTGCTGGGGCTGCACGTACAAATGGCAAACGGCGGCAAAGTACCCTTTGATAAGGCATTCATTCGCAACATAAGCAAAATCTACTGGCCCTTCTTGCTCTTAGACTGGTTAGTAGGAATCGTAACTCCGGGAGATAAACGGCAAAAATACACTGACCGCATTGCAGGAACCACCGTTATTCAAACAAGACAAGCCTTCCAAACAACCGCTGAACAGCCTCCACCGCCACCGCCGCCTCCACCGAGCTAA
- a CDS encoding transcription factor S — protein MEFCPNCGSRLEPQKPHAGTSSLFMLVCSKCGFTKKPIDRKAEAKTGKVIQPKPKQFMTVISEEDQKITTMPKIRVECEKCGNMEVYVWQVQTRGGDEASTQFMRCTKCGHTFREYT, from the coding sequence ATGGAGTTTTGCCCGAATTGTGGTTCTCGTCTTGAACCCCAAAAACCGCATGCAGGCACCAGTTCGCTGTTTATGCTGGTGTGCTCAAAGTGCGGTTTTACCAAAAAACCAATCGATAGGAAAGCAGAAGCAAAAACAGGCAAGGTTATTCAGCCAAAGCCCAAGCAATTTATGACTGTAATTAGCGAAGAAGACCAGAAAATAACCACGATGCCAAAGATCAGAGTTGAATGCGAAAAATGTGGCAACATGGAAGTTTACGTTTGGCAGGTGCAGACTCGAGGCGGCGATGAAGCCTCAACCCAGTTTATGCGTTGCACCAAATGCGGTCACACCTTTAGAGAATACACTTAA
- a CDS encoding thioredoxin family protein: protein MIEVDNAQGLNAELKRNRRVLVLFYASWCPYCMSFVPVFGNHVSGFSKGTVLHVLLDDYDNPLWDDYSIGAVPTIILFEDGKVLSRLDGKLGAGLNEKQFKTWLNQNKIL from the coding sequence ATGATTGAAGTTGACAATGCGCAGGGATTAAACGCTGAATTAAAGAGAAATCGTCGAGTTTTGGTGTTGTTTTACGCTTCATGGTGCCCTTACTGTATGTCTTTTGTTCCAGTTTTCGGCAACCACGTAAGCGGCTTTTCCAAGGGAACCGTTTTGCATGTGCTCTTAGATGACTATGACAATCCTCTTTGGGACGATTACAGCATTGGCGCGGTTCCAACCATTATACTGTTTGAGGATGGCAAGGTTCTCAGTCGTCTCGATGGAAAACTAGGTGCGGGTTTGAATGAGAAACAGTTTAAAACTTGGCTCAATCAAAACAAGATTCTATAG
- a CDS encoding class I SAM-dependent methyltransferase, with product MHEENSRISEWQTLNHAFAYLARAGKLPHRTEVESVLLEQIPQSAKRVLDLGTGDGRLLSLVLLKLNNPDVEGVALDFSEPMLQQAKKRFAKNKQVTIIQHDLSQPLPADLGCFDIVVSSLAIHHLTHPRKKQLYTEVFKRLNSKGIFCNLEHVASPTRNLHLKFLAATGLTLETEDPSNKLLDVETQLWWLREIGFVDVDCYWKWLEVALICGFKP from the coding sequence ATACACGAGGAAAACAGCCGTATAAGCGAGTGGCAAACACTAAACCACGCGTTCGCATACTTGGCAAGGGCAGGTAAACTACCGCATCGAACAGAAGTGGAAAGCGTGCTTTTAGAACAGATTCCGCAGAGCGCCAAGCGTGTTTTGGATTTAGGAACTGGTGATGGGCGGTTGCTTTCGCTGGTACTGCTTAAACTTAACAATCCAGATGTTGAGGGAGTAGCTTTGGATTTCTCTGAACCCATGCTGCAACAGGCTAAGAAGCGCTTCGCTAAAAATAAGCAAGTCACAATTATTCAACATGATTTAAGTCAGCCGCTACCTGCAGATTTGGGTTGTTTTGATATTGTTGTCTCAAGCCTTGCAATTCACCATTTGACGCACCCACGGAAAAAGCAGCTCTATACTGAAGTATTTAAGCGATTAAATTCGAAGGGTATCTTCTGCAATTTAGAACATGTCGCTTCTCCAACACGGAACTTGCACTTAAAATTTTTAGCGGCCACAGGCTTAACTTTGGAAACGGAGGACCCCTCAAACAAGCTTTTGGACGTTGAAACGCAGCTTTGGTGGTTACGTGAGATAGGGTTTGTGGATGTTGACTGCTACTGGAAGTGGCTCGAAGTGGCGCTTATATGCGGCTTTAAACCCTAA